One region of Luteolibacter yonseiensis genomic DNA includes:
- a CDS encoding rhodanese-like domain-containing protein: MKSITPKELSQLLATRPDLPLIDVRTAVEYDATHVKEAVNVPLDELSPKALVAGGKVPENQPVYILCRSGQRATKAADQFAREGFGNAVVVEGGTLAWIAAGLPVENGQGSVISLERQVRIGAGSLVLSGVLLGYFIHPGFYGIPALVGSGLIFAGITDWCGMGLLLAKAPWNKRRPA; this comes from the coding sequence ATGAAATCCATCACTCCCAAAGAACTTTCGCAGCTTCTTGCAACCCGGCCGGATCTTCCGCTCATCGATGTCCGGACGGCTGTGGAATACGACGCGACCCATGTGAAGGAGGCGGTCAATGTCCCCTTGGACGAACTCTCGCCCAAGGCGCTGGTGGCCGGAGGAAAAGTGCCGGAGAACCAGCCCGTCTACATCCTCTGCCGCTCCGGACAACGTGCCACCAAGGCCGCCGACCAGTTTGCCAGGGAGGGATTTGGAAATGCCGTGGTCGTCGAAGGCGGGACCTTGGCATGGATCGCCGCAGGGCTGCCGGTGGAAAACGGACAGGGTTCCGTCATCAGCCTCGAGCGCCAGGTGCGCATCGGAGCGGGTTCGCTCGTCCTGTCAGGAGTGTTGCTGGGATATTTCATTCATCCGGGATTTTACGGAATCCCCGCTTTAGTCGGTTCCGGACTCATCTTCGCCGGCATCACGGATTGGTGCGGCATGGGCCTCCTGCTCGCCAAAGCTCCATGGAACAAGCGCCGCCCGGCATGA
- the epsC gene encoding serine O-acetyltransferase EpsC: MEQAPPGMSNHPSLPPATEIPVSQHDEIVRKLLASYQNFGGLNHSESLNLPSKHAVGEICESLLQLLFPGFHDNDVIREGSIADLTSKRLAELVVRLEDQIRKSVRIGDPQRPTGRTKPIIQKFCKALHIVREVLRTDIEAAYKNDPSARSHEEIILSYPFIEAISIQRLAHRLYRAGAPMIPRMMTEWAHSRTGIDIHPGASIGAHFFIDHGTGVVIGETCNIGNHCKIYHGVTLGARSFIKDDAGSVIKGLKRHPNLGDNVTIYPNSTILGGETIIGSNSTIGANVFLMHSIPPDSLVIYEEKNLSIRSKIHREHADLSWSI; encoded by the coding sequence ATGGAACAAGCGCCGCCCGGCATGAGCAACCATCCATCCCTTCCCCCGGCAACGGAAATACCGGTCTCCCAGCACGACGAGATCGTCAGGAAATTGCTGGCGTCCTACCAGAACTTCGGCGGTCTGAACCACAGCGAGTCGCTCAACCTGCCGTCGAAACACGCGGTGGGAGAGATTTGCGAAAGCCTGCTGCAACTGCTTTTCCCCGGTTTCCATGACAATGACGTCATCCGCGAGGGTTCCATCGCAGACCTGACATCCAAGCGGCTCGCGGAACTGGTCGTCCGCCTGGAAGACCAGATCCGCAAGAGCGTGCGCATCGGCGATCCGCAGCGCCCGACCGGCAGGACCAAGCCGATCATCCAGAAATTCTGCAAGGCGCTCCACATCGTCCGCGAGGTGCTGCGCACGGACATCGAGGCGGCATACAAGAACGATCCCTCGGCAAGAAGCCATGAGGAGATCATCCTTTCCTATCCGTTCATCGAGGCCATCTCCATCCAGCGTCTCGCCCACCGGCTCTATCGCGCGGGCGCGCCCATGATTCCGCGGATGATGACGGAGTGGGCGCACAGCCGCACGGGCATCGACATCCATCCCGGAGCGAGCATCGGCGCGCACTTTTTCATCGATCACGGCACGGGTGTCGTCATCGGGGAGACGTGCAACATCGGCAACCACTGCAAGATCTATCACGGCGTCACCCTCGGCGCACGGTCCTTCATCAAGGATGACGCGGGCTCGGTCATCAAGGGTCTCAAGCGCCACCCGAACCTCGGCGACAACGTCACCATCTACCCGAACTCCACCATCCTCGGCGGAGAGACCATCATCGGCTCGAACTCCACCATCGGTGCGAACGTCTTCCTCATGCACAGCATCCCTCCCGATTCATTGGTGATCTACGAGGAGAAAAACCTGTCCATCCGCAGCAAGATCCACCGCGAGCATGCCGACCTATCCTGGTCCATCTGA
- a CDS encoding HAD family hydrolase, translated as MIDLDIPGFGAFTIKYLVVDYNGTLALDGNLLPGVREVLGMLAPSLEIHVVTADTFGLAAQHLSDLPVTLTILPPSQQAEAKLDYLKGLGAESAIAIGNGRNDRKMLEAAAVGIFTLQKEGGSLRALSRADVVTTNILDALELLRYPKRLIATLRS; from the coding sequence ATGATCGACCTGGACATCCCCGGCTTCGGAGCCTTCACCATCAAATACCTCGTTGTGGATTACAACGGGACACTCGCGCTGGACGGAAACCTCCTGCCGGGAGTCCGCGAAGTGCTTGGCATGCTGGCTCCTTCGCTGGAAATCCATGTCGTCACGGCGGACACCTTCGGGCTGGCCGCGCAGCATTTGTCGGACCTGCCGGTCACGCTGACCATTCTTCCCCCAAGCCAGCAGGCCGAGGCCAAGCTCGATTATCTGAAGGGGCTTGGCGCGGAGTCCGCCATCGCCATCGGCAACGGCCGCAACGACCGCAAGATGTTGGAAGCAGCGGCGGTGGGCATTTTCACCCTTCAGAAAGAAGGAGGATCCCTGCGGGCGCTCAGCCGGGCGGATGTCGTCACCACGAACATTCTCGACGCGCTGGAACTGCTTCGTTATCCCAAGAGACTCATCGCCACACTCCGGTCCTGA
- a CDS encoding cysteine desulfurase produces the protein MSENRLHPGLLEADPGTGDPFGNDLISRLANEIFASSNRVPSVPDAPVTPPATVAGVPAHVPSSPSGPTTGSREIDLSGGFPSSHSPDAPPPVHPTVVAAEPDRDVPGGSTPQGGHVPGSKDSHEFGEPYSYSKNFNNPASSRSAAGSHFELPGFELLESGSQFYFLEGIGSSGVPKDVAYPSTALEAPLAGFDVEGVRRDFPALHQRVNGHPLIWLDNAATTHKPQSVLDATSSYYGRDNSNIHRAAHTLAGRSTELFESGREKVRQFLGAGDAKEIVFVRGTTEAINLVAQSYGKQNIGEGDEIILSVLEHHANIVPWQLLAAQTGAKIRVIPANDRGELLLEEVPGLFNARTKIVSITQVSNALGTINPVEEIIAIAHSHGVPVLVDGAQSTPHIPINVQAMDADFFVFSGHKVFGPTGIGALYGKSHLLEAMPPWQGGGHMIRDVTFEKTVYNNAPEKFEAGTPDIAGVVGLGAAIDYLFSVGIPALAAYEHSLLEYATAALASVPGLRPIGTAHHKASVLGFVIPGIENALIAKHLDQQGIAVRAGHHCAMPALRHFGVETTVRPSLAFYNTFAEVDALVHGLHQIVKR, from the coding sequence ATGTCTGAAAACCGCCTCCATCCCGGCCTGCTCGAGGCTGATCCGGGAACGGGCGATCCTTTCGGCAACGACCTGATCTCGCGGCTGGCGAATGAGATTTTCGCCAGCTCGAACCGCGTGCCTTCCGTGCCCGACGCACCTGTCACTCCGCCCGCCACCGTGGCCGGTGTCCCCGCCCATGTGCCGTCGTCGCCATCGGGTCCCACGACGGGTTCGCGGGAGATCGATTTGTCGGGCGGGTTTCCTTCGTCGCATTCCCCGGACGCGCCTCCACCCGTGCATCCTACGGTGGTTGCCGCGGAACCGGACAGGGACGTGCCGGGTGGGTCGACCCCACAGGGAGGGCATGTCCCCGGATCGAAGGATTCGCACGAATTCGGCGAACCGTATTCCTACTCGAAAAACTTCAATAACCCGGCCTCCTCACGGTCCGCCGCCGGAAGTCATTTCGAGTTGCCCGGTTTCGAACTGTTGGAGAGCGGATCGCAATTCTACTTCCTCGAGGGCATCGGATCCAGCGGCGTGCCGAAGGATGTGGCGTATCCGTCAACCGCGTTGGAGGCTCCTTTGGCAGGTTTCGACGTGGAAGGGGTGCGCAGGGATTTTCCGGCCCTGCACCAGCGGGTGAACGGCCATCCCCTCATCTGGCTGGACAATGCCGCCACCACCCACAAGCCGCAGAGCGTGCTTGACGCGACCTCCAGCTACTATGGCCGGGACAATTCCAACATCCATCGTGCGGCACACACGCTGGCGGGCCGCTCGACCGAGCTTTTCGAGTCCGGCCGTGAAAAGGTCCGCCAGTTTCTCGGCGCGGGGGATGCGAAGGAAATCGTGTTTGTCCGTGGCACCACGGAAGCGATCAACCTCGTCGCACAGAGTTATGGAAAACAGAACATCGGCGAAGGGGACGAGATCATCCTCAGCGTGCTGGAGCACCACGCCAACATCGTGCCATGGCAGCTTCTCGCCGCACAAACCGGTGCGAAGATCCGCGTGATTCCCGCGAATGACCGTGGGGAGCTGCTGTTGGAGGAGGTGCCCGGGCTGTTCAACGCCCGCACGAAGATCGTTTCCATCACGCAGGTGTCCAACGCGCTCGGCACGATCAACCCCGTCGAAGAGATCATCGCCATCGCCCACAGCCATGGCGTCCCGGTCCTGGTGGATGGCGCGCAGTCCACTCCCCACATTCCGATCAACGTTCAGGCCATGGATGCGGATTTCTTCGTGTTTTCCGGCCACAAGGTGTTCGGTCCCACCGGCATCGGCGCGTTGTACGGGAAGTCGCATCTTTTGGAAGCCATGCCTCCATGGCAGGGCGGCGGCCACATGATCCGCGATGTGACGTTCGAAAAGACGGTTTATAACAACGCTCCGGAGAAATTCGAAGCCGGCACGCCGGATATCGCCGGAGTCGTCGGTCTGGGCGCGGCCATCGACTACCTCTTCAGCGTCGGCATCCCGGCCCTCGCCGCATACGAGCACTCGTTGTTGGAATATGCGACCGCCGCGCTCGCTTCCGTCCCGGGCCTGCGTCCGATCGGCACCGCGCATCACAAGGCGAGCGTGCTCGGATTCGTCATCCCGGGCATTGAGAACGCGCTCATCGCGAAACACCTCGACCAGCAAGGCATCGCCGTGCGGGCCGGGCACCACTGCGCCATGCCCGCCCTCCGGCACTTCGGTGTCGAGACGACCGTGAGACCGTCGCTGGCGTTCTATAACACATTTGCGGAAGTGGATGCCCTGGTCCACGGTCTCCACCAGATCGTAAAACGCTGA